In Luteimonas viscosa, the following proteins share a genomic window:
- a CDS encoding LysM peptidoglycan-binding domain-containing protein has translation MSSDKKPDFSNVQSGANTRPTGGSSGGTLAGARPDFSNVVSGADTVPGTAGGERSYTIEKGDTLSAIAQRAYGKAKYWRQIHEANRDEIEDPDRIFPGQVIRLPAIDTDGDGSPDDPSAP, from the coding sequence ATGAGCAGCGACAAGAAGCCCGATTTCTCCAACGTCCAGAGCGGCGCCAACACCAGGCCCACCGGCGGCAGCAGCGGCGGTACCCTGGCCGGCGCCCGGCCCGACTTCTCCAACGTGGTCAGCGGCGCGGACACCGTGCCCGGCACCGCCGGCGGCGAGCGCAGCTACACGATCGAGAAGGGCGACACCCTGTCCGCGATCGCGCAGCGCGCCTACGGCAAGGCGAAGTACTGGCGGCAGATCCACGAAGCCAACCGCGACGAGATCGAGGATCCGGACCGGATCTTCCCGGGCCAGGTGATCCGCCTGCCTGCGATCGACACCGACGGCGACGGCAGCCCCGACGACCCGTCGGCCCCCTGA
- the queF gene encoding NADPH-dependent 7-cyano-7-deazaguanine reductase QueF (Catalyzes the NADPH-dependent reduction of 7-cyano-7-deazaguanine (preQ0) to 7-aminomethyl-7-deazaguanine (preQ1) in queuosine biosynthesis): MPTPDHSPLGREVAYPAHYDPSLLFPIPRAPARGELGIGEALPFAGHDRWHAYELSWLDGRGKPQAATATITVPATSPNLVESKSLKLYLNSLNSTRFDTAEALSSRIAEDLSRSAGAPVGFAFGLPPFEGDIIDEAACIDGLDIAIETYGPPDAGLLHADAGGNVSEVLRSELLKSNCPVTGQPDWASVSIAYRGPRIDRAALLRYLVSFREHAGFHEQCVERIFVDLLARCRPEALSVEARYTRRGGLDINPWRGSAGIAPPAARRDLRQ; encoded by the coding sequence ATGCCCACCCCCGACCACTCCCCCCTCGGCCGCGAAGTCGCGTACCCCGCGCACTACGACCCCTCGCTGCTGTTCCCGATCCCGCGCGCGCCGGCGCGGGGCGAACTCGGGATCGGCGAGGCGCTGCCGTTCGCAGGCCACGACCGCTGGCATGCGTACGAACTGTCCTGGCTGGACGGACGCGGCAAGCCACAGGCGGCGACGGCGACCATCACCGTGCCGGCCACGTCGCCGAACCTGGTCGAATCGAAATCGCTCAAGCTCTACCTCAACTCGCTGAACTCGACGCGATTCGACACGGCCGAGGCGCTGAGCAGCCGCATCGCCGAGGACCTGTCGCGGTCCGCGGGCGCGCCGGTCGGCTTCGCCTTCGGCCTGCCTCCGTTCGAAGGCGACATCATCGACGAGGCGGCCTGCATCGACGGGCTCGATATCGCGATCGAGACCTATGGCCCGCCCGACGCGGGCCTGCTGCACGCGGACGCCGGCGGGAACGTCTCCGAGGTCCTGCGCAGCGAGCTGCTGAAGTCGAACTGCCCGGTCACCGGCCAGCCGGACTGGGCCAGCGTCTCCATCGCCTATCGCGGACCGCGCATCGATCGCGCGGCGCTGCTGCGCTATCTGGTCTCGTTCCGCGAACACGCGGGATTCCACGAGCAGTGCGTCGAACGCATCTTCGTCGACCTGCTCGCACGCTGCCGGCCGGAAGCGCTGTCGGTGGAGGCGCGCTACACCCGCCGCGGCGGGCTCGACATCAATCCCTGGCGCGGCAGCGCCGGGATCGCGCCACCCGCAGCGCGTCGCGACCTGCGCCAGTGA
- a CDS encoding DinB family protein — MGAHQDQFRGFAKYNLEFNHNLFDRVSELGDEQRKRDLGAFFGSIHGTLNHILLADRIWLGRFATAFPAMTSLADAALVHTFPSLRHELYADFDELHAQRRATDEVIVRWATELTDTLLATTMRYRTSNGRQREHPAWIAAAHLFNHQTHHRGQVTTLMQQLGVDPGVTDYLVYVQ; from the coding sequence ATGGGCGCGCACCAGGACCAGTTCCGCGGCTTCGCGAAATACAATCTCGAGTTCAACCACAACCTGTTCGACCGGGTGTCGGAACTGGGCGATGAACAGCGCAAGCGAGACCTGGGCGCGTTCTTCGGATCGATCCACGGCACCCTCAACCACATCCTGCTCGCCGACCGCATCTGGCTCGGCCGCTTCGCCACCGCGTTTCCCGCGATGACGTCGCTGGCCGATGCCGCCCTCGTGCACACGTTTCCCTCGCTGCGCCACGAACTGTACGCGGACTTCGACGAACTGCACGCACAACGGCGTGCAACCGACGAAGTCATCGTGCGCTGGGCGACCGAACTGACCGACACGCTGCTCGCCACGACGATGCGCTACCGCACCTCCAATGGACGACAGCGCGAACATCCCGCCTGGATCGCGGCAGCGCACCTGTTCAACCACCAGACCCATCATCGCGGGCAGGTGACGACGCTGATGCAGCAGCTTGGGGTGGATCCGGGAGTGACGGACTATCTGGTGTATGTGCAGTAG
- a CDS encoding amidohydrolase, with amino-acid sequence MSRSLLACCLLVAIAPFPAGAAQRGEVAEAAQRVQARVVEWRRDIHQHPELGNRETRTAALVADHLRALGLEPKTGIATTGVTAVLKGGRPGPRIALRADMDALPVTERVDVPFASKVTTTFRGETVGVMHACGHDAHVAILMGLAEALVAMKDELPGEVMFLFQPAEEGVPEGEVGGAKEMLAQGVFDDFRPDAVFGLHVGSALNVGQVSVRPGPMMAASDTFEITVKGRQTHGSRPWNGVDPIVAAADLVSTAQSIVSRRTDITRLPAVVTFGAVKGGIRHNIIPDSVELIGTIRTFDDGMREAIFEDLRNVSEHVAAAHGATIDATIPLDHNYPVTANDPALTARLVPSLEAAVGAGNVVDPGLITGAEDFSFFAREVPGLYFFVGATPEGTDPRTAASNHSPEFYLDEGALDVGFRAMLQVALDYLEGSGT; translated from the coding sequence ATGTCCCGTTCCCTGCTCGCCTGCTGCCTGCTTGTCGCGATCGCACCGTTCCCCGCCGGGGCCGCGCAGCGCGGCGAGGTCGCCGAGGCCGCACAGCGCGTGCAGGCCAGGGTCGTGGAATGGCGCCGCGACATCCACCAGCATCCGGAGCTGGGCAATCGCGAAACCCGCACCGCCGCGCTGGTCGCCGACCACCTGCGCGCGCTCGGGCTGGAGCCGAAGACCGGCATCGCCACCACCGGCGTGACCGCCGTGCTCAAGGGCGGCAGGCCCGGCCCGCGCATCGCGCTGCGCGCCGACATGGATGCGCTGCCGGTGACCGAACGGGTCGACGTGCCGTTCGCGTCGAAGGTCACCACCACCTTCCGCGGCGAGACCGTCGGCGTGATGCATGCCTGCGGCCACGACGCGCACGTGGCGATCCTGATGGGCCTGGCCGAGGCGCTGGTGGCGATGAAGGACGAACTGCCGGGCGAGGTGATGTTCCTGTTCCAGCCTGCGGAGGAGGGCGTTCCCGAGGGCGAGGTGGGTGGCGCGAAGGAAATGCTGGCACAGGGTGTGTTCGACGATTTCAGGCCGGACGCGGTTTTCGGCCTGCACGTGGGTTCGGCGCTCAACGTCGGCCAGGTCTCGGTCCGGCCCGGGCCGATGATGGCGGCATCGGACACGTTCGAGATCACGGTGAAGGGCCGGCAGACGCACGGCTCGCGGCCATGGAACGGGGTCGATCCGATCGTCGCCGCCGCCGACCTCGTGTCCACCGCGCAGAGCATCGTCAGCCGCCGCACCGACATCACCAGGTTGCCGGCGGTGGTGACCTTCGGCGCGGTCAAGGGCGGCATCCGCCACAACATCATTCCCGACTCGGTGGAACTGATCGGCACCATCCGCACCTTCGACGACGGCATGCGCGAGGCGATCTTCGAGGACCTGCGCAACGTGTCCGAACACGTCGCCGCCGCGCACGGCGCGACCATCGACGCCACCATCCCGCTCGACCACAACTATCCGGTGACCGCCAACGATCCCGCGCTCACCGCGCGGCTGGTGCCGAGCCTGGAGGCTGCGGTCGGCGCCGGCAACGTGGTCGATCCCGGCCTGATCACCGGCGCCGAGGACTTCTCGTTCTTCGCCCGCGAGGTGCCGGGGCTGTACTTCTTCGTCGGCGCCACGCCGGAGGGCACCGACCCGCGCACCGCGGCCAGCAACCACTCGCCGGAGTTCTATCTCGACGAAGGCGCGCTCGACGTCGGCTTCCGCGCGATGCTGCAGGTGGCGCTGGACTACCTCGAAGGGTCCGGCACCTGA
- a CDS encoding VOC family protein, which yields MTAPADRPRIHHLDIAVADLARSERFYTQALAPLGLRLLDRHANPRGGVTLGYGVPPDPLLWLRSDAPTSLRVHVAFVAGDRAQVDAFHRAAVAAGGIDHGPPGDRPRYGDGYYAAFVLDPDGHNIEAVWRRDGGGDGDPAGATGRTGPGIRV from the coding sequence ATGACCGCGCCGGCGGACCGGCCGCGCATCCACCACCTCGACATCGCCGTCGCCGACCTCGCGCGCAGCGAACGCTTCTACACGCAGGCGCTGGCGCCGCTGGGCCTGCGACTGCTCGACCGCCACGCCAACCCGCGCGGGGGCGTCACGCTGGGTTACGGTGTCCCTCCCGATCCGCTGCTCTGGTTGCGCAGCGATGCGCCAACGAGCCTTCGCGTGCACGTCGCCTTCGTTGCGGGCGATCGGGCGCAGGTGGATGCGTTCCATCGCGCGGCGGTGGCGGCAGGAGGCATCGACCACGGGCCGCCCGGCGACCGGCCCCGCTACGGCGACGGGTACTACGCGGCATTCGTCCTCGACCCCGACGGCCACAACATCGAGGCGGTGTGGCGGCGCGACGGCGGCGGTGACGGCGACCCCGCCGGTGCGACGGGGCGGACGGGCCCCGGCATCCGCGTTTAA
- a CDS encoding amidohydrolase, whose amino-acid sequence MSRAAIALLALALLPALACAQSPDRIAAGAQAVKPKVVDWRRDLHRHPELGNQETRTAQVVADHLRALGMEPRTGIGPTGVVAVLEGGRPGPRIALRADMDALPVTEATGLPFASTVKSEYRGQPVGVMHACGHDMHVAILMGVAEALASMREELAGEVMFVFQPAEEGPPVPGEVAGAKRMLDEGIWDDFKPDAVLGLHVWSRLHAGQIGVRAGPFMASADEWTLEITGRQTHGSQPWAGVDPITVAAQVLLGAQSIIARQIDITAHPVVLTAGQIQSGTRFNIIPDAATMVGTLRTFDAGVREDVIARFRNTAEHFAAASGASATLEVAGNAPATSNDPALVERLRPSLERAAGAGNVVEVPRYTIAEDFSQFSNVVPGLYFFVGTTPRGQDLASAPMNHSPLYAPDESALDLGVRAMLQATVDFLDGAASAR is encoded by the coding sequence ATGTCCCGTGCCGCCATCGCGCTGCTCGCGCTCGCCCTGTTGCCCGCCCTCGCGTGCGCGCAGTCGCCCGACCGCATCGCCGCCGGCGCGCAGGCGGTGAAGCCGAAGGTCGTGGACTGGCGGCGCGACCTGCACCGCCATCCCGAACTCGGCAACCAGGAAACGCGCACCGCGCAGGTCGTCGCCGACCACCTGCGCGCGCTCGGCATGGAACCACGCACCGGCATCGGCCCGACCGGCGTGGTCGCCGTGCTGGAAGGCGGCAGGCCCGGCCCGCGGATCGCGCTGCGCGCCGACATGGATGCGCTGCCGGTCACCGAGGCGACCGGCCTGCCGTTCGCGTCCACCGTGAAGAGCGAGTACCGCGGCCAGCCGGTGGGGGTGATGCACGCCTGCGGCCACGACATGCACGTGGCGATCCTGATGGGCGTGGCGGAAGCGCTGGCCTCGATGCGCGAGGAGCTGGCCGGCGAGGTGATGTTCGTGTTCCAGCCGGCCGAGGAAGGCCCGCCGGTGCCCGGCGAGGTGGCGGGCGCGAAGCGCATGCTCGACGAGGGCATCTGGGACGACTTCAAGCCCGACGCGGTACTCGGCCTGCACGTCTGGTCGCGCCTGCACGCGGGACAGATCGGCGTGCGCGCCGGCCCGTTCATGGCCAGCGCCGACGAGTGGACCCTGGAGATCACCGGCAGGCAGACCCACGGCTCGCAGCCCTGGGCCGGCGTGGATCCGATCACCGTCGCCGCGCAGGTGCTGCTGGGCGCGCAGTCGATCATCGCCCGCCAGATCGACATCACCGCACATCCGGTGGTGCTGACGGCGGGCCAGATCCAGTCGGGCACGCGCTTCAACATCATCCCCGACGCGGCGACGATGGTCGGCACCCTGCGCACCTTCGACGCCGGCGTGCGCGAGGACGTGATCGCACGCTTCCGCAACACCGCCGAGCACTTCGCCGCGGCCAGCGGCGCCAGCGCGACGCTCGAGGTCGCCGGCAACGCGCCGGCCACCAGCAACGATCCGGCGCTGGTGGAGCGCCTGCGGCCGTCGCTGGAGCGCGCGGCGGGCGCGGGCAACGTGGTCGAGGTGCCGCGCTACACGATCGCCGAGGATTTCTCGCAGTTCTCCAACGTGGTGCCGGGGCTGTACTTCTTCGTCGGCACCACGCCACGCGGCCAGGACCTGGCGAGCGCGCCGATGAACCACTCGCCGCTGTACGCACCGGACGAAAGCGCGCTCGACCTCGGCGTGCGCGCGATGCTGCAGGCGACGGTCGACTTCCTGGATGGCGCGGCGAGCGCGCGATGA
- a CDS encoding mechanosensitive ion channel family protein, translated as MKAYLPPWLHVWLGEINLVLQVLAIVVGALVLRWLARRLVNRLHRRYDLPIQIVVSARRLSGFVIGFGALLMILERFGVSGGVLWTAFTGFAAVAAVAFFAAWSVLTNVFCSLLLLLTRPFRLHDHIELLENGERAGLAGRVVDMNLIFVTLEETHPAGGESLLRVPNSLFFQRATRRWRGEPVPQPAPAGSRDDGGAQASTGGGGGAAVTSFP; from the coding sequence ATGAAAGCCTACCTGCCGCCCTGGCTCCACGTCTGGCTCGGCGAGATCAACCTGGTGCTGCAGGTGCTGGCGATCGTGGTCGGCGCGCTGGTGCTGCGCTGGCTGGCGCGGCGCCTGGTCAACCGCCTGCACCGGCGCTACGACCTGCCGATCCAGATCGTGGTCAGCGCGCGCCGGCTGTCCGGCTTCGTGATCGGGTTCGGTGCGCTGCTGATGATCCTGGAACGCTTCGGTGTGTCCGGCGGCGTGCTGTGGACCGCGTTCACCGGGTTCGCCGCGGTGGCGGCGGTCGCGTTCTTCGCCGCCTGGAGCGTGCTGACCAACGTGTTCTGCTCGCTGCTGCTGTTGCTCACGCGCCCGTTCCGGCTGCACGACCACATCGAACTGCTGGAGAACGGCGAACGCGCGGGCCTCGCCGGCCGCGTGGTGGACATGAACCTGATCTTCGTGACCCTCGAGGAAACCCATCCCGCCGGCGGCGAGAGCCTGCTGCGCGTGCCCAACAGCCTGTTCTTCCAGCGCGCGACGCGGCGCTGGCGCGGGGAGCCGGTGCCGCAGCCCGCGCCCGCCGGCAGCCGTGACGACGGTGGCGCCCAGGCATCGACGGGTGGCGGGGGCGGGGCCGCGGTGACGAGTTTTCCGTAG
- a CDS encoding fructose bisphosphate aldolase has protein sequence MAIHPQQRDRIASGKGFIAALDQSGGSTPKALKLYGVDESAYSNEKEMFDQVHAMRTRIVTSPAFTGERVLGAILFERTMDDDFGGKNAVAYLWEDKGVVPFLKIDKGLADEADGVQKMKPIPGLADLLARAKARGVFGTKERSVIKSLNPAGIAAVLDQQFELGRQVLDAGLVPIIEPEVDINSADKQAIEAELKKGLLERLDRLDASTPVMLKLTLPEVDGDFAELVAHPAVLKVVALSGGYSRDDANAKLARNPGVIASFSRALSEGLSAQQDDDAFNKTLDTSIESIYRASIA, from the coding sequence GTGGCCATCCATCCGCAGCAACGTGACCGCATCGCCTCCGGCAAGGGCTTCATCGCCGCGCTCGACCAGAGCGGCGGCAGCACGCCCAAGGCGCTCAAGCTCTACGGCGTCGACGAATCGGCGTACTCGAACGAGAAGGAAATGTTCGACCAGGTGCACGCCATGCGCACCCGCATCGTCACCAGCCCCGCGTTCACCGGCGAGCGCGTGCTCGGCGCGATCCTGTTCGAGCGCACCATGGACGACGATTTCGGCGGCAAGAACGCGGTGGCCTACCTGTGGGAGGACAAGGGCGTGGTGCCGTTCCTGAAGATCGACAAGGGCCTGGCCGACGAGGCGGACGGCGTGCAGAAGATGAAGCCGATCCCCGGCCTGGCCGACCTGCTGGCACGGGCCAAGGCCCGAGGCGTGTTCGGCACCAAGGAACGCTCGGTGATCAAGTCGCTCAATCCCGCCGGCATCGCGGCGGTGCTCGACCAGCAGTTCGAGCTCGGCCGGCAGGTGCTCGATGCCGGCCTGGTGCCGATCATCGAACCGGAAGTCGACATCAATTCGGCCGACAAGCAGGCGATCGAGGCCGAACTGAAGAAGGGCCTGCTCGAGCGGCTGGACCGGCTCGATGCGTCCACGCCGGTGATGCTCAAGCTGACGCTGCCGGAGGTCGACGGCGACTTCGCCGAGCTGGTCGCGCATCCGGCCGTGCTCAAGGTGGTGGCGCTGTCCGGCGGCTACAGCCGCGACGACGCGAATGCGAAGCTCGCGCGCAACCCCGGCGTGATCGCCAGCTTCAGCCGCGCGCTGAGCGAAGGGCTGAGCGCACAGCAGGACGACGACGCGTTCAACAAGACGCTCGACACCTCGATCGAATCGATCTACCGCGCGTCGATCGCCTGA
- the purU gene encoding formyltetrahydrofolate deformylase, producing the protein MPRDHVLTLSCPDRTGIVYGVSGLLFEHGCNILDAQQFGDPESGRFFLRVHFDTPEPARIDLVHAPFSRLAEAHAMDWQLHDARRRARLLVLVSRQGHCLNDLLFRTHSRQLRADIAAVVSNHTDFAPLAASYRVPFHHLPVDAGNRAAQEGRLLELVERERIDLVVLARYMQILSPALCDALAGRAINIHHSFLPSFKSAQPYHQAHARGVKIIGATAHYVTRELDEGPIIEQDVAHVDHAMTPASLIRIGSDVESRVLARAVRLHVEHRILLNGHRTVVFR; encoded by the coding sequence ATGCCCCGCGACCACGTCCTCACCCTGTCCTGCCCGGATCGCACCGGTATCGTCTACGGTGTCTCCGGCCTGCTGTTCGAGCACGGCTGCAACATCCTCGATGCGCAGCAGTTCGGCGACCCGGAGTCGGGCCGCTTCTTCCTGCGCGTGCACTTCGACACGCCCGAGCCGGCGCGCATCGACCTGGTGCACGCGCCCTTCTCGCGGCTCGCCGAGGCGCACGCGATGGACTGGCAGCTGCACGACGCCCGCCGGCGCGCACGGCTGCTGGTGCTGGTCAGCCGGCAGGGCCACTGCCTCAACGACCTGCTGTTCCGCACCCACAGCCGGCAGCTGCGTGCCGACATCGCGGCGGTCGTCTCCAACCATACCGACTTCGCGCCGCTGGCCGCCTCCTACCGCGTGCCGTTCCACCATCTTCCGGTCGATGCCGGCAACCGCGCGGCGCAGGAGGGCCGGCTGCTCGAGCTGGTCGAGCGCGAGCGCATCGACCTGGTGGTGCTGGCGCGCTACATGCAGATCCTCTCGCCCGCCCTGTGCGATGCGCTCGCCGGCCGCGCGATCAACATCCACCACAGCTTCCTTCCCAGCTTCAAGAGCGCCCAGCCCTACCACCAGGCGCACGCGCGCGGGGTCAAGATCATCGGCGCCACCGCGCACTACGTGACCCGCGAGCTCGACGAAGGCCCGATCATCGAGCAGGACGTGGCCCACGTGGACCATGCGATGACGCCCGCTTCGCTGATCCGGATCGGCAGCGACGTGGAATCGCGCGTGCTGGCGCGCGCGGTGCGGCTGCACGTGGAGCATCGCATCCTGCTCAACGGACATCGCACGGTGGTGTTCCGCTGA
- a CDS encoding DUF2789 domain-containing protein translates to MDETTPNMTNLFLQLGLDADHEAIAAFIGRHQLPGGVHIADAPYWSEGQRQFLAEQLRADARWTTVVDQLNESLHEDAVKRQTGL, encoded by the coding sequence ATGGACGAAACCACGCCGAACATGACCAACCTGTTCCTGCAGCTCGGCCTCGACGCCGACCACGAGGCGATCGCCGCATTCATCGGCAGGCACCAGCTGCCGGGCGGGGTGCACATCGCCGACGCTCCGTACTGGAGCGAGGGCCAGCGCCAGTTCCTCGCCGAACAGCTGCGCGCCGACGCGCGCTGGACCACCGTGGTCGACCAGCTCAACGAATCGCTGCACGAAGATGCGGTGAAGCGGCAGACGGGGCTGTAG
- a CDS encoding acyl-CoA thioesterase — translation MTPASDAPAVEARMLEIVFPDHTNHLGTLFGGQALAWMDKAAFIAASRYARRTVVTARSDQVDFRLPIRQGQLVETIARVVEVGSTSMQVQVEVFTEDLHSGRRELCTRGRFVMVALDEAGAPAPVPALPPG, via the coding sequence ATGACGCCCGCTTCCGATGCGCCCGCCGTCGAGGCGCGGATGCTGGAGATCGTGTTCCCCGACCACACCAACCACCTCGGCACCCTGTTCGGCGGCCAGGCGCTGGCGTGGATGGACAAGGCCGCCTTCATCGCCGCTTCGCGCTACGCACGGCGCACCGTGGTCACCGCGCGCTCGGACCAGGTCGACTTCCGCCTGCCGATCCGCCAGGGGCAACTGGTCGAGACCATCGCGCGCGTGGTCGAGGTCGGCAGCACCTCGATGCAGGTGCAGGTGGAAGTGTTCACCGAAGACCTGCACAGCGGCCGGCGCGAACTGTGCACGCGCGGGCGCTTCGTCATGGTGGCGCTGGACGAGGCCGGCGCGCCGGCGCCGGTGCCGGCCTTGCCCCCGGGCTGA
- a CDS encoding thioredoxin family protein produces the protein MQTLHASSPDDYRAALAAHPRLLVDYHKDDCPACRMLDMSLMKFADDPAAAGLVLLKVKLETVGEDLFRALGLRQTPTLSLFQDGVEARRLPGFQAPGQIAQAVGLYLGESAESAA, from the coding sequence ATGCAGACCCTGCACGCCTCATCGCCTGACGATTACCGCGCCGCCCTGGCCGCACACCCGCGGCTGCTGGTGGACTACCACAAGGACGACTGCCCGGCCTGCCGCATGCTGGACATGTCGCTCATGAAGTTCGCGGACGATCCCGCCGCCGCCGGTCTGGTGCTGCTCAAGGTGAAGCTGGAAACGGTGGGCGAGGACCTGTTCCGCGCGCTGGGCCTGCGGCAGACGCCGACGCTGTCGCTGTTCCAGGACGGCGTCGAGGCGCGCCGGCTGCCGGGCTTCCAGGCGCCGGGGCAGATCGCGCAGGCGGTCGGGCTCTACCTCGGCGAGTCGGCGGAATCGGCGGCATGA
- a CDS encoding flavodoxin, whose translation MRILIAFTSLSGNTRDVARAVRTRCEALGHDVAWIDADVQTLAQACRDGAEHDLYVLGSWSSNGGRTPPEMKRFIAELVEAVGKPQCVAVFGTGETQWGEECYCGAVRRIAAFFGTRLPRLEIEQMPHGERDAERIRCWTDHLLESIESHPHADPARLIA comes from the coding sequence ATGCGCATCCTGATCGCCTTCACCTCGCTCAGCGGCAATACGCGCGACGTCGCGCGAGCAGTGCGCACCCGATGCGAAGCGCTGGGGCATGACGTGGCCTGGATCGATGCCGATGTCCAGACGCTCGCGCAGGCCTGCCGCGACGGCGCCGAGCACGATCTCTATGTGCTCGGCAGCTGGAGCAGCAACGGCGGACGCACGCCGCCGGAGATGAAGCGCTTCATCGCCGAGCTGGTCGAGGCGGTCGGCAAGCCGCAATGCGTCGCGGTGTTCGGCACCGGCGAGACCCAGTGGGGCGAGGAGTGCTACTGCGGCGCGGTGCGGCGCATCGCCGCGTTCTTCGGCACGCGGCTGCCGCGCCTGGAGATCGAACAGATGCCGCATGGCGAACGCGACGCCGAGCGGATCCGATGCTGGACCGACCACCTCCTGGAATCCATCGAGAGCCACCCACATGCAGACCCTGCACGCCTCATCGCCTGA
- a CDS encoding ribonucleotide-diphosphate reductase subunit beta produces MSAAAPLTSTPLDRIRILEPRHPNRSTGIINGRTSGILNWNDIPYPSFYRAYKELSTNFWIPDEVDMKADARQYGELSAREKNAFDSIIGLLATLDSPQTRFIYNVAEYITDPAAHANAAIIGQQEVIHNESYSYVLASITDLANQNRVFEIARTHPTIVRRNAPIMESYDDFMREKTAETLLRSLIQSSILEGINFYSGFAYFYNLVRQNRMAGTGKIISFINRDELAHTKFISEVIRAIVGENPELQTDELTGYVHQAFAHAIELETQWSGEVLDGIDGIDVDEMIRYVKYRANKMAGMLGIERLYSDSTDNVMPWIRAYADNFTETKTDFFEMRNASYKKTNSDNGFDDL; encoded by the coding sequence ATGTCCGCAGCAGCCCCGCTCACTTCCACCCCGCTCGACCGCATCCGCATCCTCGAGCCGCGCCATCCCAACCGGTCCACCGGGATCATCAACGGCCGCACCTCCGGCATCCTCAACTGGAACGACATCCCGTACCCGTCGTTCTACCGCGCCTACAAGGAGCTCTCGACCAACTTCTGGATCCCGGACGAGGTCGACATGAAGGCCGACGCGCGCCAGTACGGCGAGCTCTCCGCGCGCGAGAAGAACGCGTTCGATTCGATCATCGGCCTGCTCGCCACGCTGGACTCGCCGCAGACGCGCTTCATCTACAACGTCGCCGAATACATCACCGACCCGGCCGCGCACGCGAACGCGGCGATCATCGGCCAGCAGGAAGTGATCCACAACGAAAGCTACAGCTACGTGCTGGCCTCGATCACCGACCTGGCCAACCAGAACCGGGTGTTCGAGATCGCGCGCACGCATCCGACGATCGTCAGGCGCAACGCGCCGATCATGGAGTCCTACGACGACTTCATGCGCGAGAAGACCGCCGAGACGCTGCTGCGCTCGCTGATCCAGTCCTCGATCCTGGAGGGCATCAACTTCTATTCCGGCTTCGCCTACTTCTACAACCTGGTGCGCCAGAACCGGATGGCCGGCACCGGCAAGATCATCAGCTTCATCAACCGCGACGAGCTGGCGCACACCAAGTTCATCAGCGAGGTGATCCGCGCGATCGTCGGCGAGAACCCGGAGCTGCAGACCGACGAGCTCACAGGCTATGTGCACCAGGCCTTCGCCCATGCGATCGAGCTCGAGACACAGTGGTCGGGCGAGGTGCTCGACGGCATCGACGGCATCGACGTGGACGAGATGATCCGCTACGTGAAGTACCGCGCCAACAAGATGGCCGGGATGCTCGGGATCGAGCGACTGTACTCCGACAGCACCGACAACGTGATGCCGTGGATCCGGGCCTATGCCGACAACTTCACCGAGACCAAGACGGATTTCTTCGAGATGCGGAATGCGTCGTACAAGAAGACGAATTCGGATAACGGGTTCGATGATCTGTAG